One Nocardia sp. BMG111209 DNA segment encodes these proteins:
- the thiL gene encoding thiamine-phosphate kinase, protein MTIYAPTAESPLDEPSKISEIIVPAMGVEKSHTVLDNGASARLLLGVAAQDDCAAFRLGGDQILVAGSDYVRGPKFSLYERGFMTNYDIGWYLAGANISDIAAMGAIPLGLLSVVRYPKNLPDSDFLQLVEGIRDGARAAQALNVGGDIGSAERIILSASAFGVVEPGNLLVRTGARPGQLLCITGPTGLAGSAMKLANAGENIACDEYSSLLAKWQRVSPRVAHGRIFARHPAVTSCIDTSDGLKGAVETLSRASGVSITLDEGQLPVQHAVRRAAVRLNCDVLDLLFGDSVDFELVATVDAPALDSLAAECARSGLDLHVIGRVESGSGSYLLRDQQATDIPGASWRHV, encoded by the coding sequence GAGCCGTCCAAGATTTCGGAGATAATCGTGCCGGCCATGGGCGTCGAGAAGTCGCATACGGTTCTGGACAACGGCGCCAGTGCCCGACTGCTCCTGGGTGTTGCCGCGCAGGATGACTGCGCTGCGTTCCGACTCGGTGGAGATCAAATTCTGGTGGCCGGATCCGATTATGTTCGCGGACCCAAGTTCAGTCTCTACGAGAGAGGGTTCATGACCAATTACGATATCGGCTGGTATCTCGCGGGAGCGAATATCAGCGATATCGCGGCCATGGGCGCGATACCACTTGGACTGCTGTCGGTCGTGCGCTATCCAAAAAATCTTCCGGACAGTGACTTCCTCCAACTGGTCGAAGGGATTCGCGATGGCGCGCGCGCGGCCCAAGCGCTCAACGTCGGTGGCGATATCGGCAGTGCTGAGCGAATCATCTTGTCCGCCAGTGCCTTCGGTGTTGTCGAGCCCGGAAACTTGCTTGTTCGTACAGGTGCCCGGCCGGGCCAGTTGCTGTGCATCACCGGGCCGACCGGACTTGCCGGCAGCGCCATGAAACTTGCCAATGCCGGGGAAAATATCGCTTGCGACGAGTACTCGTCACTACTCGCAAAATGGCAACGAGTCAGCCCGCGGGTGGCGCACGGCAGAATTTTTGCGCGCCATCCGGCGGTAACTTCTTGCATCGACACCTCGGACGGACTCAAAGGTGCGGTGGAGACACTGTCCCGCGCCAGCGGGGTCTCTATCACCCTCGATGAAGGCCAATTGCCGGTCCAGCATGCAGTACGGCGAGCCGCCGTGCGCTTGAACTGCGATGTGCTCGACCTCTTGTTCGGTGACTCCGTCGACTTCGAATTGGTGGCGACAGTCGATGCGCCCGCGCTTGATTCCCTGGCGGCGGAATGCGCGCGGTCCGGCCTCGATCTCCATGTCATCGGCCGAGTGGAATCCGGATCCGGCTCGTACCTGCTCCGAGACCAACAGGCGACCGATATTCCCGGCGCCTCCTGGCGGCATGTATGA
- a CDS encoding TIGR03617 family F420-dependent LLM class oxidoreductase: MRIDTTFGGLTGAAARAREVEAAGFDGLWAGELNGDPFLPLAIAAEVTERIDIGTSIAVAFARSPMTLAYTAVDLQRHSRGRLHLGLGSQVKPHVQRRFGMPWGRPAPQLREYVLALRAIWSAWSDGTALDFRGEYYRHTLMPPDFVPPHHEYGPPRVLLAGVGEAMTRVAGEVADGFLCHGFTTARWIRERTLPALRAGRERAGASLDGFDILATPFVVTGTDQQITEGIPKTRARIAFYASTPSYRGIFELHGWDGVNEELTALSKSGRWQDMPPLITDEMLNAFALIAPLDELPALVAQRFGGLLTRLSFHPPTGLDTDQTAELVQRLRNC, translated from the coding sequence ATGCGGATAGATACGACCTTCGGCGGCCTGACCGGCGCCGCGGCCCGCGCCCGGGAGGTGGAGGCCGCGGGCTTCGATGGCCTCTGGGCCGGTGAACTGAACGGGGATCCGTTCCTGCCCTTGGCGATCGCCGCGGAGGTCACCGAGCGCATCGATATCGGCACCTCGATCGCGGTGGCGTTCGCGCGCTCGCCGATGACCCTCGCCTACACCGCGGTGGACCTGCAACGACATTCGCGCGGCCGCCTGCACCTCGGCCTGGGCTCCCAGGTGAAACCACACGTGCAGCGCCGATTCGGGATGCCGTGGGGCAGACCGGCGCCGCAACTGCGCGAATACGTCCTGGCGCTGCGCGCGATCTGGTCGGCCTGGTCCGACGGCACCGCCCTGGACTTCCGAGGCGAGTACTACCGGCACACCCTGATGCCACCGGATTTCGTTCCGCCACACCACGAATACGGCCCGCCACGGGTACTGCTGGCCGGCGTCGGCGAGGCGATGACCCGGGTCGCGGGCGAGGTGGCCGACGGCTTCCTGTGCCACGGCTTCACCACCGCGCGCTGGATCCGCGAACGAACCCTGCCCGCCCTGCGGGCCGGCCGCGAGCGCGCCGGCGCGAGCCTCGACGGCTTCGACATCCTCGCCACCCCGTTCGTCGTCACCGGCACCGACCAGCAGATCACCGAGGGCATCCCGAAAACCCGCGCCCGCATCGCCTTCTACGCCTCCACCCCGTCCTACCGCGGCATCTTCGAACTGCACGGCTGGGACGGCGTGAACGAGGAACTCACCGCCCTCTCGAAATCCGGCCGCTGGCAGGATATGCCGCCGCTGATCACCGACGAGATGCTGAACGCCTTCGCCCTGATCGCCCCCCTCGACGAACTACCCGCCCTGGTCGCGCAACGCTTCGGCGGCCTGCTGACCCGCCTGTCCTTCCACCCACCGACCGGCCTCGACACCGATCAGACCGCGGAACTGGTGCAGCGACTGCGCAACTGCTGA
- a CDS encoding SDR family NAD(P)-dependent oxidoreductase, with the protein MADERTRPEVTRSPAQLFDLTGKVALVTGGSRGLGRAIVLGLAAAGADVVVASRKLEACEAVAREVTALGRRALPVACHVGHWDDLGALADRAYEYFGRVDILVNNAGLSPLAPSSAQTAEDLFDKVVAVNFKGPFRLSALIAERMAAGDGGSVISISSSGALRPSPNFGPYAGSKAALNAISVAFAQEFAPKVRFNVISPGGFYTDISKGWATPGAEVPGAPLGRFGYPDEIVTAALYFASDASSYTTGSLLRVDGLEPV; encoded by the coding sequence ATGGCCGACGAGCGGACGCGACCGGAGGTGACCAGGTCACCGGCCCAGTTGTTCGACCTGACCGGCAAGGTCGCGCTGGTGACCGGCGGCAGCCGCGGGCTCGGCCGGGCGATCGTGCTCGGGCTGGCCGCGGCGGGCGCGGACGTGGTCGTCGCCAGCCGCAAACTCGAGGCCTGCGAGGCGGTCGCGCGCGAGGTTACGGCGCTGGGCCGCCGGGCACTGCCGGTGGCCTGCCACGTCGGCCACTGGGACGATCTGGGCGCGCTGGCCGACCGCGCCTACGAATATTTCGGCAGGGTCGACATCCTGGTCAACAACGCCGGCCTGTCGCCGCTGGCGCCGTCGTCGGCGCAGACCGCCGAGGACCTGTTCGACAAGGTCGTCGCGGTCAACTTCAAGGGCCCGTTCCGGCTGTCGGCGCTGATCGCGGAGCGGATGGCCGCGGGTGACGGGGGATCGGTGATCAGCATCTCCAGCAGCGGCGCGCTGCGGCCGTCGCCGAATTTCGGCCCCTACGCCGGATCGAAGGCCGCGCTGAACGCGATCAGCGTGGCCTTCGCCCAGGAATTCGCGCCGAAGGTGCGCTTCAACGTCATCTCGCCCGGCGGCTTCTACACCGATATCTCCAAGGGCTGGGCGACCCCGGGTGCGGAGGTACCCGGCGCCCCGTTGGGCCGGTTCGGCTATCCGGACGAGATCGTCACCGCGGCACTGTATTTCGCCAGCGACGCGTCCTCGTACACCACCGGCTCGCTGCTGCGGGTCGACGGCCTGGAACCGGTGTGA
- a CDS encoding enoyl-CoA hydratase: MSEPLVLVDTADRIATVTLNRPGARNALSRALSRQLWDAVAAADRDPDVDVVILTGADPAFCAGVDLAEAAAGRPPQPPRPAGTGPERTSNGLYRFLPVTEKPIIGAINGAAVTGGLEVALQCTFLVASERARFADTHARVGVMPGGGMTVLLARTVGLRRALELSLTGNFLTADEALRLGLVNHVVPHEDLLPFTRRLAADIAGNDGTAVRLLLQHYRRLANTATLDEAHLLEGILAETWAPGTDLVAERRAGVTARGRAQTGRG, encoded by the coding sequence GTGTCCGAACCCCTCGTCCTGGTCGATACCGCCGATCGCATCGCGACCGTGACGCTCAACCGTCCCGGGGCCCGCAATGCGCTCAGTCGCGCACTGTCCCGGCAACTCTGGGACGCGGTGGCCGCCGCCGACCGTGACCCCGACGTGGACGTGGTGATCCTGACCGGCGCCGATCCGGCGTTCTGCGCGGGCGTCGATCTGGCCGAGGCGGCCGCCGGGCGGCCGCCGCAGCCACCCCGGCCGGCCGGTACCGGACCGGAGCGCACCAGCAACGGCCTCTACCGCTTCCTGCCGGTGACCGAGAAGCCGATCATCGGCGCGATCAACGGCGCGGCGGTCACCGGCGGCCTGGAGGTGGCATTGCAGTGCACCTTCCTGGTGGCCTCCGAGCGGGCCCGGTTCGCCGACACCCACGCGCGCGTCGGTGTCATGCCCGGCGGCGGGATGACCGTGCTGCTCGCCCGCACGGTCGGCCTGCGCCGCGCCCTGGAGCTGTCGCTGACCGGCAACTTCCTCACCGCCGACGAGGCGCTGCGGCTGGGCCTGGTGAATCATGTGGTGCCGCACGAGGATCTGCTCCCGTTCACCCGCCGGCTGGCCGCCGACATCGCGGGCAACGACGGCACCGCCGTGCGGCTGCTGTTGCAGCACTACCGGCGCCTGGCCAATACCGCCACCCTCGACGAGGCGCATCTGCTGGAGGGGATCCTCGCCGAAACCTGGGCTCCCGGCACCGATCTCGTCGCCGAGCGGCGGGCCGGGGTGACCGCGCGCGGCCGCGCCCAGACCGGCCGCGGCTGA
- a CDS encoding acyl-CoA synthetase: MSAAELTPARFAEKDPDRPAIVMGFGGETVTYAQLEDRSVRFAQALRARGLTVGDHIAIVMENNRAFLEITWAAQRSGLYYTAVNRHLRAGEVQYILDDCGATALISSASMADVIVGLDLSKLGVRVSAGGDLGFERYEDLLAEQPGGPLDGECEGREMLYSSGTTGRPKGIRKPLPATPLGDPSAGPVQIARGLAITGAAEGAVYLSPAPLYHGAPLVFSMSWQRIGGTVIVMERFEPQRFLELVEQYRVTHAQVVPTMFIRLLKLPPEVRDRYDISSLVDVTHSAAPCPVAVKRQMMQWWGPKISEYYSGTEDVGHTQITAAEWLAHPGSVGRPMQECHIVGEDGEELGTGEVGIVYFHGGRPFEYHHDPAKTAAAAHPKGWRTLGDMGYLDADGYLYLTDRQAHMIISGGVNIYPQETENLLAGHPAVADVAVIGVPDPEMGEQVKAVVQLMDPDAAGPELAGELITYCRAELAAYKCPRTVDFVAELPRDPSGKLYKRRLREQYWEGHDSLVI; the protein is encoded by the coding sequence ATGAGTGCCGCGGAACTGACCCCGGCCCGATTCGCCGAGAAGGATCCGGACCGCCCGGCGATCGTCATGGGCTTCGGTGGCGAGACGGTGACCTACGCCCAGCTGGAGGACCGCTCCGTCCGCTTCGCGCAGGCGCTGCGGGCACGCGGGCTGACCGTCGGCGATCACATCGCGATCGTCATGGAGAACAATCGCGCATTTCTCGAGATCACCTGGGCGGCACAGCGTTCCGGGCTCTACTACACGGCGGTGAACCGGCATCTGCGGGCCGGTGAGGTGCAGTACATCCTGGACGACTGCGGGGCCACCGCCCTGATCAGCAGTGCGTCCATGGCCGATGTGATCGTGGGCCTGGACCTGTCGAAACTCGGTGTGCGGGTGTCCGCGGGCGGCGACCTCGGTTTCGAACGGTACGAGGACCTGCTCGCCGAACAGCCCGGCGGGCCGCTCGACGGCGAGTGCGAGGGCCGGGAGATGTTGTACTCGTCGGGAACGACGGGGCGGCCCAAGGGGATTCGCAAGCCGCTGCCCGCCACCCCGCTCGGCGATCCGAGCGCGGGCCCGGTGCAGATCGCGCGCGGGCTGGCCATCACCGGCGCGGCCGAGGGCGCCGTGTACCTGTCCCCGGCGCCGCTGTATCACGGTGCGCCGCTGGTGTTCTCGATGTCCTGGCAGCGCATCGGCGGCACCGTGATCGTGATGGAACGCTTCGAGCCGCAACGGTTCCTGGAACTGGTCGAGCAGTACCGGGTGACGCACGCCCAGGTGGTGCCGACCATGTTCATCCGGCTGCTGAAGCTGCCGCCGGAGGTGCGGGACCGGTACGACATCTCCAGCCTGGTCGACGTCACCCATTCCGCGGCGCCGTGCCCGGTGGCGGTGAAGCGGCAGATGATGCAGTGGTGGGGCCCGAAGATCAGCGAATACTATTCGGGCACCGAGGATGTCGGGCACACCCAGATCACCGCCGCGGAATGGCTGGCCCATCCGGGTTCGGTCGGGCGGCCGATGCAGGAGTGCCACATCGTCGGCGAGGACGGCGAGGAACTGGGCACCGGCGAGGTGGGCATCGTCTACTTCCACGGCGGGCGGCCGTTCGAATATCACCACGATCCGGCGAAAACCGCCGCGGCCGCGCATCCCAAGGGCTGGCGCACCCTCGGCGACATGGGCTATCTCGACGCGGACGGGTACCTGTACCTGACCGACCGCCAGGCCCACATGATCATCTCCGGCGGCGTGAACATCTACCCGCAGGAGACGGAGAATCTGCTGGCCGGGCATCCGGCCGTGGCCGACGTCGCGGTGATCGGCGTACCCGATCCGGAGATGGGCGAGCAGGTGAAAGCCGTTGTGCAGCTGATGGATCCGGATGCGGCCGGACCGGAACTGGCGGGCGAGCTGATCACGTACTGCCGGGCCGAACTGGCCGCCTACAAATGCCCGCGCACGGTCGACTTCGTCGCCGAACTGCCCCGCGACCCCAGCGGGAAGCTGTACAAACGCCGTCTGCGCGAACAGTATTGGGAGGGACACGATTCCCTGGTCATCTGA
- a CDS encoding ferredoxin, whose protein sequence is MKASVDWDRCRGHGVCTTICPDVFVLSADGYAEVPNPAVPAELEAAARNAADACPERAIDLS, encoded by the coding sequence ATGAAGGCTTCCGTTGATTGGGATCGCTGCCGTGGACACGGTGTGTGCACGACGATCTGCCCCGATGTGTTCGTACTGAGTGCCGACGGGTACGCCGAGGTGCCGAATCCGGCCGTGCCGGCGGAGCTCGAGGCGGCGGCGCGCAATGCCGCCGACGCCTGCCCGGAGCGGGCGATCGACCTGAGCTGA
- a CDS encoding cytochrome P450, with the protein MTDDIESLNYFTDSGLVTDPYPYLDALRSRCPVTREPHHNVAMVTGYDEALEVLNDVERFSSCISVTGPFPGLPVPVEGRDDVDEIIAQYRDGLPLSDQLPCLDPPVHTDHRALLMRLITPKRLKENEDAMWSLADRVLDTFLVPDANGVVSGDVIADFIGPFTLYVIADLLGVPEPDQEEFLHALQRGGHEGGGGLGSTEGEQMAHNPIEFLYGKFSAYVEDRRREPTGDVLTSMATATFPDGSEPTVLDVVRVAVNLFSAGQETTVRLVSNALKLLADDPELETWLRGDRSRIGNFLEEVLRTESPVKGDFRLSKVPTTVGGVDLPSGTTVMVSNGAANRDPRKFEDPTRFDPARSNARSHIAFGRGPHTCPGAPLARAEARVALERILDRTTGLRIVESVHGPAGARRFDYLPTFILRGLMSLHMEFDLVEVPA; encoded by the coding sequence GTGACGGACGACATCGAGTCGCTGAACTATTTCACCGACAGCGGACTGGTCACGGATCCGTACCCGTATCTCGACGCGTTGCGCTCCCGGTGCCCGGTCACCCGGGAGCCGCATCACAACGTCGCCATGGTGACGGGCTACGACGAGGCGCTCGAGGTGCTCAACGACGTGGAGCGCTTCTCGTCGTGCATCTCGGTGACCGGCCCCTTCCCGGGCCTGCCGGTGCCGGTCGAGGGCCGGGACGACGTCGACGAGATCATCGCGCAGTATCGGGACGGCCTGCCGCTGTCCGATCAGCTGCCCTGCCTCGATCCGCCGGTGCACACCGACCATCGGGCGCTGCTCATGCGGCTGATCACCCCGAAACGGTTGAAGGAGAACGAGGACGCGATGTGGTCGCTGGCCGACCGCGTCCTCGACACCTTCCTGGTGCCCGACGCGAACGGCGTCGTATCCGGCGACGTCATCGCCGACTTCATCGGCCCGTTCACCCTCTACGTGATCGCCGACCTGCTGGGAGTGCCCGAGCCCGACCAGGAGGAGTTCCTCCACGCGTTGCAGCGCGGCGGCCACGAGGGTGGCGGCGGCCTCGGCAGCACCGAGGGCGAGCAGATGGCGCACAACCCGATCGAGTTCCTCTACGGCAAGTTCTCCGCCTACGTCGAGGACCGTCGTCGCGAGCCGACCGGCGACGTGCTGACCAGCATGGCCACCGCGACCTTCCCGGACGGCTCGGAACCGACGGTGCTGGATGTGGTCCGGGTCGCGGTGAACCTGTTCTCGGCCGGTCAGGAGACCACGGTCCGGTTGGTGAGCAACGCGCTGAAGCTGCTCGCCGACGATCCGGAGCTGGAGACCTGGCTGCGCGGGGATCGCAGCCGGATCGGCAACTTCCTGGAGGAGGTGCTGCGCACCGAGAGCCCGGTCAAGGGCGACTTCCGGTTGTCGAAGGTGCCGACCACGGTCGGCGGCGTGGATCTGCCGTCCGGGACCACCGTGATGGTGAGCAACGGCGCCGCCAACCGCGACCCGCGCAAATTCGAGGATCCGACCCGGTTCGACCCGGCCCGCTCGAATGCCCGCTCGCACATCGCCTTCGGCCGCGGCCCGCACACCTGCCCGGGCGCCCCGCTGGCGCGCGCCGAGGCCCGGGTGGCGCTCGAGCGAATCCTCGATCGCACCACCGGCCTCCGCATCGTCGAGTCGGTCCACGGCCCGGCCGGTGCGCGGCGGTTCGATTATCTGCCGACGTTCATCCTGCGCGGCCTGATGTCCTTGCACATGGAATTCGATCTGGTGGAGGTGCCGGCCTGA
- a CDS encoding TauD/TfdA family dioxygenase: protein MTVTTTEISDHIGLEVTGMTGADLVGATAAEQLRTALDRYGVIVYREAHITDADLVSLSRRLGEVVVAPFGGEKEFPEVQAVTRDPSKSVLAAYREGTFFWHIDGATDAVPQQATLLTAKVVADDGGDTEFANTFAAYEALSEAERAEIDGLQVVHSFAHSQELANPDPTPKQRAAWDRVPTRVHPLVWTRANGRRSLLIGATAASIVGWSEEDGRALLDRLVEWSSQPRFALRHQWKAGDLVVWDNTGMLHRAQPYDAGSSRLMHRTTLVGEEAVA from the coding sequence GTGACCGTCACCACCACCGAAATCAGCGACCACATCGGGCTCGAGGTCACCGGGATGACCGGCGCGGACCTCGTCGGCGCGACCGCGGCCGAGCAGCTGCGCACCGCGCTGGACCGCTACGGCGTCATCGTCTATCGCGAGGCGCACATCACCGACGCCGACCTGGTCTCGCTCAGCCGCCGTCTCGGCGAGGTGGTGGTGGCGCCCTTCGGCGGCGAGAAGGAGTTCCCGGAGGTGCAGGCGGTCACCCGCGACCCGTCCAAGAGCGTGCTGGCCGCCTACCGCGAGGGCACCTTCTTCTGGCACATCGACGGTGCGACCGACGCGGTGCCGCAGCAGGCCACGCTGCTGACCGCGAAGGTGGTCGCCGACGACGGCGGCGATACCGAATTCGCCAACACGTTCGCCGCCTACGAGGCGCTGTCCGAGGCCGAGCGGGCCGAGATCGACGGCCTGCAGGTCGTGCACAGCTTCGCGCATTCGCAGGAACTGGCCAATCCCGACCCCACGCCCAAGCAGCGCGCCGCCTGGGACCGGGTGCCCACCCGGGTGCATCCGTTGGTGTGGACCCGGGCCAACGGCCGCCGGTCGCTGCTGATCGGCGCGACCGCGGCGTCGATCGTCGGCTGGTCCGAGGAGGACGGCCGCGCGCTGCTGGACCGGCTGGTGGAATGGTCCTCGCAGCCGCGGTTCGCGCTGCGCCACCAGTGGAAGGCGGGCGATCTCGTGGTCTGGGACAACACCGGCATGCTGCACCGCGCGCAGCCGTACGATGCCGGATCGAGCCGGTTGATGCACCGCACCACCCTGGTCGGCGAGGAAGCCGTGGCCTGA
- a CDS encoding TetR/AcrR family transcriptional regulator, translating to MSEERSRGHRSGAARATRRVGAEDSATRLAILDATAKIMREEGSAAATSRRIAAVAGVKPPLVHYYFPTMDDLYLAVFRRGAEAYVELQRRAIFSDRPLRALWDLSREPHGTRLQLEFMALANQRPAIRAELAAYTDRFREIQVTALTFIARERGLDLGEFPPVVISLLIASLSGALATESALGIHRGHAEMLAFVESHLDRFEAAAADHPAAG from the coding sequence GTGAGTGAAGAGAGGTCAAGAGGCCACCGATCCGGGGCCGCGCGCGCCACGCGGCGCGTCGGGGCCGAGGATTCCGCCACCCGGCTGGCGATCCTCGACGCGACGGCGAAGATCATGCGCGAGGAGGGCAGCGCGGCGGCCACCTCCCGCCGCATCGCGGCCGTCGCCGGGGTGAAGCCGCCGCTGGTGCACTACTACTTCCCGACCATGGACGATCTGTACCTCGCGGTGTTCCGGCGCGGCGCCGAGGCGTACGTGGAGTTGCAGCGCCGGGCGATCTTCTCCGATCGCCCGCTGCGCGCGCTGTGGGATCTCAGCCGCGAACCGCACGGCACCCGGCTGCAACTGGAGTTCATGGCCCTGGCCAATCAGCGGCCCGCGATCCGCGCCGAACTCGCCGCGTACACCGATCGGTTCCGGGAGATCCAGGTGACGGCCCTGACCTTCATCGCCCGCGAACGCGGCCTGGACCTGGGTGAATTCCCGCCGGTGGTGATATCGCTGCTGATCGCGAGCCTGTCCGGGGCGCTGGCCACCGAGAGCGCGCTGGGCATCCATCGCGGGCACGCGGAGATGCTCGCCTTCGTCGAATCCCATCTGGACCGGTTCGAGGCCGCCGCCGCGGATCACCCGGCCGCCGGCTGA
- a CDS encoding TetR/AcrR family transcriptional regulator: protein MTPSRTSPASGDNADSRTRRGGRPTRAQATELDRTLRRAALQLFLDQGYDGTSMDAIARAAGTTKASLYTRFPSKEAMFRSVLEWAVQRADRPAPAYTASGDLTTALTEIATAAWDRAVHPDLIKLRRIAAAQAERHPDLARQATAWPSPNPVAELLRHHARTGTIVADDPDLLADHFLAMVTAPAWSTVFGHPRPGAADAERTIGSAVALFVRGLRSFAVPASAAASARVGTPVQAAASAQAAESVQLGTSVQAGASAQLATPAQAGASAQLATPGAASAETYSAPAASTAAASTAADAVSPAAASAFTVATADSLSENPTQPAAVPPPSASAGASTLSPAGTTGNGSGHSTSAGTAQPPTGTVGTAADQAASLRATTGAPAQSLPPDIDPMPRRRNGSGEPSARDQLLNATAQVMVTEGYAAATSRRVAAVAGVKPALVHYYFPTMDDLFLAVFRRGAQRHLDRERHALDAGRARSMWDLHNTNRDTALVLEFMALANHRKEIRSEVALYTEISRENQRTALGRLLPHGLRPATMSPPVLGFILAAVTRLLVSEQMLGITAGHSDTITYFTALLADPLRRSPA from the coding sequence ATGACGCCGAGCCGCACCTCTCCCGCCTCGGGCGACAACGCCGATTCCCGCACCCGGCGCGGTGGACGGCCGACACGCGCCCAGGCCACCGAGCTGGACCGGACGCTGCGCCGGGCGGCGTTGCAACTGTTCCTGGATCAGGGTTACGACGGCACCTCGATGGACGCGATCGCCCGCGCGGCCGGCACCACCAAGGCGTCGCTGTACACGCGATTCCCGAGCAAGGAGGCGATGTTCCGCTCGGTGCTGGAGTGGGCGGTGCAGCGCGCCGACCGACCGGCCCCCGCCTACACCGCCTCCGGCGATCTCACCACCGCCCTGACCGAGATCGCCACCGCCGCGTGGGATCGGGCCGTACACCCCGATCTGATCAAACTCCGCCGGATCGCGGCGGCCCAGGCGGAACGGCATCCGGACCTGGCGCGGCAGGCCACGGCGTGGCCGTCGCCGAATCCGGTCGCGGAACTGCTGCGCCACCACGCCCGCACCGGCACGATCGTCGCCGACGACCCGGACCTGCTGGCCGACCACTTCCTGGCCATGGTCACCGCCCCCGCCTGGTCCACGGTCTTCGGCCATCCCCGTCCCGGCGCCGCCGACGCGGAACGGACCATCGGGAGCGCGGTCGCACTGTTCGTCCGCGGCCTGCGGTCCTTCGCCGTCCCGGCGTCGGCCGCCGCATCGGCCCGGGTCGGCACACCCGTCCAGGCCGCCGCATCGGCCCAGGCGGCCGAATCGGTTCAGCTCGGCACATCGGTCCAGGCCGGCGCGTCGGCCCAGCTCGCCACACCGGCCCAGGCCGGCGCATCGGCCCAGCTCGCCACACCGGGAGCTGCGTCGGCCGAGACATACAGCGCGCCGGCCGCATCCACGGCCGCGGCCTCGACGGCCGCCGACGCCGTATCCCCCGCTGCGGCTTCGGCATTCACCGTCGCCACGGCAGATTCCTTGTCGGAGAACCCGACCCAGCCCGCTGCCGTCCCGCCCCCATCGGCTTCCGCTGGGGCGAGCACACTTTCACCGGCCGGAACCACGGGCAACGGCTCCGGCCACTCGACTTCCGCAGGGACAGCCCAGCCGCCGACCGGGACCGTCGGCACCGCCGCGGACCAGGCCGCCTCGCTCCGGGCCACGACCGGCGCACCGGCACAATCCCTTCCGCCGGACATCGATCCGATGCCGCGCCGCCGCAACGGGAGCGGTGAGCCGAGTGCCCGCGACCAACTGCTCAACGCCACCGCCCAGGTGATGGTCACCGAGGGGTACGCGGCGGCGACCTCGCGCCGCGTCGCCGCCGTGGCGGGCGTGAAACCCGCACTCGTGCACTACTACTTCCCCACCATGGACGACCTGTTCCTGGCGGTGTTCCGCCGCGGCGCCCAGCGTCACCTGGACCGGGAGCGCCATGCCCTCGACGCCGGCCGGGCACGGTCGATGTGGGATCTGCACAACACCAATCGCGACACCGCCCTGGTACTGGAGTTCATGGCACTGGCCAACCACCGCAAGGAGATCCGCTCCGAGGTGGCGCTCTACACCGAGATCTCGCGCGAGAACCAGCGCACCGCCCTGGGCCGCCTGCTACCGCACGGCCTGCGCCCGGCCACCATGTCGCCGCCCGTGCTGGGCTTCATCCTGGCCGCCGTCACCCGCCTGCTGGTGTCCGAGCAGATGCTCGGTATCACCGCCGGCCACAGCGACACGATCACCTACTTCACCGCACTGCTCGCCGATCCGCTCCGCCGCTCCCCCGCCTGA